The Geotalea uraniireducens Rf4 genome window below encodes:
- a CDS encoding ATP-binding protein, giving the protein MLPLPELTIAQFKSRIRFFVVLLIIAVIGILAWHIDSERNAIITAAELQSQGYSRALSEHAGSAFAEADRALREVVNDIAERGGIDHIERRTLFNIIRRQGGDTPQIGSIFLTDRSGIMVVNSLEFPSKQINVSDREYFIFDRDKPDTGLFISRPLISRLVNRWRFTMTRPLTYPDGRFAGLAAVAFEINYFHRFYTSISLGPRGKVQLIRTDGSPLLSEPFTENAFAVDFKRSALFRDHLGTTQSGTFHDNKNIEDQSPRIVSYHRLSRFPVVAVVSLHRDDILTPWKRKVTYETATTLGLCLALFLLMQLLLRHLDQLQATQNSLREQQEQVRIKAAQIDSANDAILLMDTDGRLVHFNNALCQMIGYDQNELQGALLHDFEPPEFAARLVPAISSIMEHGEAIFESAYLTKRGAILPVEVHARTMESEGTKRILSIVRDISERKHSELREQTRLRILEEMATGVDLSELLTNIVRFVEQERKGLLCSISIADETGQFLRHGAAPSLPQFYNKAVDGVRIAEGMGCCGTAAHRRQRVVVEDVDGDPLWKGFRPVSEAGLRACWSEPVKSSQGELLGTFACYHRERHAPDETEIQLIESAAHLASIAIERFKSEELKSQLEAQLHHVQKIEAIGQLAGGIAHDFNNLLTPIIGYADMIQHKLPEGDPLSGKVNGITAAAFKARDLTQQLLSFGRKQMLDMKSVDLNQVLGNFQDILRRTIRENITIDIRLASGGIAIWADRGQIEQILLNLVVNAQDAISGNGMILMETGHVMLDNEYTRLHPGVQPGPYALLDFSDNGCGMNDETLSHIFEPFFTTKQVGHGTGLGLATVYGIIKQHEGYISVKSRVGEGTTFSIYLPLSREPITTTSADSVVTATTDGATTGERTILVVEDNEMVRTMTVELLESSGYRVLVADRPSAAVELMNRYGNSVALLVSDVIMPEMSGQELHENLLETFPDLKVLYISGYTNELFVHRGMLEEGVNFLQKPFTTEKLLKEVQRIASEAEEPANQLSFKLNPC; this is encoded by the coding sequence ATGCTTCCCCTGCCCGAACTTACCATCGCTCAGTTCAAGTCTCGCATCAGATTTTTTGTCGTACTCCTCATCATCGCCGTCATCGGTATTCTGGCTTGGCATATCGATTCCGAACGCAACGCCATCATCACAGCCGCCGAACTGCAATCACAAGGCTACTCCCGTGCACTGAGCGAACATGCCGGCAGTGCCTTTGCCGAGGCTGACCGTGCTTTGAGGGAAGTGGTCAACGATATTGCCGAACGGGGAGGCATCGACCACATTGAACGACGCACGCTGTTCAACATTATCAGGCGGCAGGGTGGCGACACGCCGCAGATAGGCTCCATCTTCCTGACCGACCGCTCCGGCATCATGGTAGTCAATTCCCTTGAATTTCCATCAAAACAGATCAATGTCTCTGATCGTGAGTATTTTATTTTTGACCGGGATAAACCCGACACAGGCCTCTTCATCAGCCGTCCGTTAATCAGCAGACTCGTAAACCGCTGGCGTTTTACCATGACGCGGCCGCTTACCTACCCTGACGGCAGGTTCGCCGGTCTTGCGGCAGTTGCCTTCGAGATTAACTACTTCCACCGTTTCTACACCTCCATCAGCCTCGGCCCCCGTGGCAAGGTGCAGCTGATTCGAACCGATGGCTCGCCGTTGTTGAGCGAGCCTTTCACAGAGAACGCCTTTGCGGTCGATTTCAAACGATCGGCCCTTTTCCGGGATCACCTTGGCACGACACAATCCGGCACCTTCCATGATAATAAAAACATAGAGGACCAGTCGCCGCGCATCGTCTCATATCATCGTCTCTCACGCTTTCCGGTCGTGGCAGTTGTCTCGTTGCACCGGGACGACATCCTGACGCCATGGAAACGTAAAGTTACATATGAAACAGCCACGACCCTGGGTCTTTGCCTTGCTCTTTTTTTGCTGATGCAACTTCTCTTGCGCCATCTCGACCAGTTGCAGGCGACGCAGAACTCGCTGCGGGAACAGCAGGAACAGGTTCGGATCAAGGCTGCACAGATCGATTCGGCCAATGACGCCATACTGCTGATGGATACCGATGGACGGCTGGTACATTTCAACAACGCCCTCTGCCAGATGATCGGATATGACCAGAACGAGCTTCAGGGGGCACTGCTGCACGACTTCGAACCACCGGAGTTTGCAGCCCGCCTCGTACCCGCAATCAGTTCAATCATGGAGCATGGCGAAGCGATTTTCGAATCCGCATATCTCACCAAAAGAGGCGCGATCTTGCCCGTTGAGGTCCATGCCCGGACAATGGAGAGCGAGGGAACAAAACGTATCCTCAGCATCGTCAGGGACATCAGCGAGCGTAAACATAGCGAACTCCGGGAACAGACGAGACTGCGGATACTAGAAGAGATGGCCACCGGCGTAGACCTTTCTGAACTGCTCACGAACATAGTCCGTTTTGTGGAGCAAGAACGAAAGGGGTTGCTCTGCTCCATATCGATCGCGGATGAAACCGGCCAGTTCCTGCGCCATGGCGCCGCTCCGAGCCTCCCCCAGTTCTACAACAAGGCGGTCGACGGAGTACGGATTGCCGAGGGGATGGGGTGTTGCGGAACGGCGGCGCATCGCCGCCAACGGGTAGTTGTGGAGGATGTGGATGGAGATCCTTTATGGAAGGGTTTCAGGCCCGTCAGCGAGGCGGGCCTGCGAGCCTGCTGGTCGGAGCCGGTGAAATCGTCGCAGGGCGAGCTGCTGGGAACTTTTGCCTGTTACCATCGCGAGCGGCACGCCCCCGACGAAACCGAGATCCAGTTGATCGAGTCTGCCGCGCACCTCGCCAGTATCGCCATTGAGCGTTTCAAGTCGGAAGAACTGAAGAGCCAACTTGAGGCACAACTGCATCACGTGCAGAAAATCGAGGCGATCGGCCAACTGGCGGGCGGAATTGCTCACGATTTCAACAACCTCCTGACTCCCATCATCGGCTATGCGGATATGATCCAGCACAAGCTGCCAGAGGGAGACCCGTTGTCAGGCAAGGTGAACGGCATCACGGCTGCCGCCTTCAAGGCGCGCGACCTGACTCAGCAACTGCTCAGCTTTGGCCGCAAGCAGATGCTCGACATGAAGTCCGTGGATTTGAACCAGGTACTCGGCAACTTTCAGGACATTCTGCGGCGAACCATCCGGGAAAATATCACCATCGATATCCGCCTGGCATCGGGAGGAATTGCGATCTGGGCAGACCGTGGACAGATCGAACAGATTCTTCTGAACCTGGTCGTCAATGCCCAGGACGCCATATCGGGCAACGGTATGATCCTGATGGAAACGGGCCACGTAATGCTGGACAATGAGTACACCAGGCTGCATCCCGGCGTGCAGCCCGGCCCCTATGCGCTACTGGACTTCAGCGACAACGGCTGCGGCATGAATGATGAAACTCTAAGCCATATCTTCGAGCCGTTTTTCACCACCAAGCAGGTTGGACACGGCACAGGACTCGGCCTGGCAACCGTCTACGGCATCATCAAGCAGCATGAAGGATACATTTCCGTCAAGAGCCGTGTCGGAGAAGGAACAACCTTCAGCATTTACCTGCCGCTCAGCAGGGAACCAATCACGACAACGTCTGCCGACTCCGTTGTTACGGCGACTACGGACGGGGCAACAACGGGAGAACGAACCATCCTTGTCGTCGAGGACAATGAGATGGTCCGCACCATGACTGTCGAACTGCTGGAATCATCCGGTTACCGAGTATTGGTGGCGGACCGTCCATCTGCGGCTGTAGAATTGATGAACCGGTATGGCAACAGTGTTGCGCTGCTGGTTTCAGATGTCATCATGCCGGAAATGAGCGGCCAGGAACTGCACGAAAACCTGCTTGAAACTTTTCCCGACCTTAAAGTCCTTTACATCTCCGGCTACACGAACGAACTATTCGTGCATAGGGGAATGCTTGAGGAAGGGGTCAACTTCTTGCAGAAACCGTTCACCACTGAAAAGCTGCTCAAAGAAGTTCAACGCATCGCAAGTGAGGCAGAAGAACCGGCAAATCAACTTTCTTTCAAGCTGAATCCTTGCTGA
- a CDS encoding ParB/RepB/Spo0J family partition protein yields MSGKNNDKEHEQYSMFDTGFLTAEEASPVKNTKVGKQRKNSELDVEALQISDSQPRRYINEERLEELCLSIRKHGVLQPVIVQVDTDGSNLLVAGQRRLLAARKAGLKKIPVVFTDGDPAEIALIENLQRSDLTAIEEAEAISSLKERNGYTLDDVSAIMGKSKTTVSETISLTKLPETIKEECRRDPHMAKSILVEIARQPTADEMITAYNGYKKEKLPRAQLRKINRPGASGKKRIGVSFVKSFAQRIVTVDVEILKSKQREQMKNNLEELHAKIGDLIVKLSS; encoded by the coding sequence ATGTCTGGTAAAAATAACGACAAAGAACATGAACAATATTCGATGTTTGACACAGGATTCTTAACTGCGGAAGAAGCATCCCCTGTTAAAAATACAAAAGTGGGCAAACAGCGGAAAAATAGTGAACTCGATGTTGAAGCTCTCCAGATCTCGGACTCCCAACCACGCCGGTACATCAATGAAGAACGTCTCGAAGAATTATGCTTATCCATCAGGAAACACGGGGTCTTGCAACCGGTCATTGTCCAGGTGGATACTGACGGTTCAAACCTGCTCGTAGCGGGGCAGCGGCGACTTCTTGCCGCAAGGAAAGCCGGGCTGAAAAAGATTCCCGTGGTTTTCACGGATGGCGACCCGGCTGAAATTGCTCTGATAGAGAACCTGCAACGAAGTGATCTGACAGCGATCGAAGAGGCAGAAGCCATAAGCAGTCTTAAAGAGAGAAATGGGTACACGCTTGATGATGTGAGCGCGATCATGGGAAAATCCAAAACAACGGTTAGTGAAACCATCTCATTAACAAAATTGCCGGAGACAATCAAAGAGGAGTGCCGGCGCGATCCCCATATGGCAAAGAGCATTCTCGTTGAGATTGCCCGACAGCCAACTGCCGATGAGATGATAACTGCCTATAACGGCTATAAGAAGGAGAAATTGCCGAGAGCGCAGCTAAGGAAAATCAATCGGCCGGGGGCAAGTGGCAAAAAAAGAATAGGAGTAAGTTTCGTTAAGTCCTTTGCCCAGAGGATTGTCACTGTTGACGTAGAAATTCTGAAAAGCAAACAGCGGGAGCAAATGAAAAACAATCTGGAAGAACTCCATGCAAAAATTGGAGATTTGATCGTTAAGTTAAGTAGTTAG
- the cobO gene encoding cob(I)yrinic acid a,c-diamide adenosyltransferase codes for MRISMKLEHGYIQVYTGNCKGKTTAALGLALRAAGREMMVCMVQFMKGGGPYGEHLAAERLAPYLTIIQTGREGWVDKDNPHPEDVRLAREALVTAKEALTGGRYDIVILDEINGAVSFGLIGVDDVLELMRSKPAHVELVLTGRNADEKIIEAADLVTEMREIKHYYKAGVPARIGIEK; via the coding sequence TTGAGGATTTCGATGAAGCTGGAACATGGTTATATTCAGGTTTACACGGGTAATTGCAAGGGGAAGACCACCGCAGCTCTTGGCCTGGCTCTCCGCGCTGCAGGCCGCGAGATGATGGTCTGTATGGTCCAGTTTATGAAAGGCGGTGGACCTTATGGTGAACATCTTGCCGCAGAAAGGCTCGCCCCCTACCTGACCATCATCCAGACCGGTAGGGAAGGGTGGGTCGATAAGGACAACCCTCATCCGGAAGATGTCCGGCTGGCCCGCGAAGCCCTGGTGACCGCAAAAGAGGCCCTGACCGGCGGTCGTTACGATATCGTCATCCTCGACGAAATAAACGGTGCGGTTTCTTTCGGTCTTATTGGTGTGGACGACGTTCTTGAGCTTATGAGATCGAAGCCGGCTCATGTCGAACTGGTGCTGACCGGCAGGAACGCCGATGAAAAAATTATCGAGGCAGCCGACCTGGTTACGGAGATGCGGGAGATCAAGCATTACTACAAGGCCGGCGTGCCGGCAAGAATCGGCATTGAAAAGTGA
- a CDS encoding cobalamin B12-binding domain-containing protein → MAERKLRVLVGKPGLDGHDRGAKIIARAFRDAGFEVIYTGLHQTPEQIVSAAIQEDVDCVALSILSGAHNTLLPQVCELLKEKKADDILVFGGGVIPDDDIPGLKASGIREVFTPGTSTEDIVAWVRNNVKPRA, encoded by the coding sequence ATGGCTGAGAGAAAACTGAGGGTACTTGTTGGAAAACCGGGCCTTGACGGTCACGACAGGGGGGCGAAGATCATTGCCCGCGCTTTCAGGGATGCGGGTTTCGAGGTGATTTACACCGGCCTTCATCAAACCCCGGAGCAGATCGTCTCTGCCGCAATTCAGGAAGACGTCGACTGCGTCGCACTTTCCATCCTATCCGGCGCGCACAATACCCTCCTCCCCCAGGTTTGCGAGCTGTTGAAAGAGAAAAAGGCGGATGATATCCTCGTCTTCGGCGGTGGAGTCATCCCTGATGACGACATACCGGGACTGAAGGCCTCCGGGATTCGAGAAGTATTCACTCCAGGCACGTCAACCGAAGATATTGTCGCCTGGGTGCGCAACAATGTGAAGCCGCGCGCATAA
- the meaB gene encoding methylmalonyl Co-A mutase-associated GTPase MeaB, whose product MSLAEKILDGDIRSAARLMRDIDDGLRSAVEELKTLYPHTGKAFIIGLTGPPGAGKSTLVDQLTAAYRKRNKRVGVVAIDPSSPFTGGAILGDRIRMNRHADDEGVFIRSLATRGYLGGLSRSTGDVVNVMDAMGMDVIIIETVGVGQDEIDIVRMAHTTVVVMVPGLGDDIQAIKAGILEIGDVFVVNKADREGADRTVRELANMLDMKPSKSGEWQAKVLKTEAQRNVGIEEMVEEIESHRSYLFSSGAISHLLEEKNANLFMEILKDRLFAEVFGHIKMNGRFREIVDGMMTRQKDPYSAVDEILAERFGKGA is encoded by the coding sequence ATGTCTTTAGCTGAAAAGATACTTGATGGCGATATCCGCTCAGCGGCGAGGCTGATGCGGGATATAGACGACGGTCTCAGAAGTGCCGTCGAGGAATTGAAAACCCTTTATCCCCATACGGGCAAAGCGTTTATCATCGGTTTGACCGGTCCTCCCGGTGCAGGGAAGTCGACCCTCGTCGACCAGCTCACAGCAGCCTATCGCAAAAGGAATAAGAGGGTGGGGGTTGTGGCGATTGACCCGAGCAGTCCCTTTACCGGCGGCGCCATTCTCGGCGACCGGATCCGCATGAACCGTCATGCAGATGACGAAGGGGTGTTTATTCGCAGCCTGGCAACTCGCGGTTATCTGGGCGGCCTGTCCCGTTCCACCGGCGACGTGGTCAATGTCATGGATGCCATGGGGATGGATGTCATCATCATCGAGACGGTCGGGGTCGGCCAGGACGAGATCGACATCGTCCGCATGGCCCATACCACTGTAGTTGTCATGGTGCCGGGGCTGGGGGACGATATTCAGGCCATCAAGGCCGGTATCCTCGAGATCGGCGATGTTTTCGTGGTGAACAAGGCTGATCGTGAAGGGGCTGACCGGACAGTGCGCGAGTTAGCCAACATGCTTGATATGAAGCCGAGCAAGAGCGGCGAATGGCAGGCGAAGGTGCTGAAGACTGAAGCACAGCGCAATGTCGGCATTGAAGAGATGGTAGAGGAAATCGAATCACACAGAAGCTATCTCTTTTCTTCCGGCGCAATCTCGCATCTGCTGGAGGAAAAAAATGCCAACCTGTTCATGGAAATCCTGAAGGATCGTCTCTTTGCCGAGGTCTTCGGCCATATCAAGATGAACGGCAGGTTCCGCGAGATAGTGGACGGGATGATGACCCGGCAAAAGGACCCGTACAGCGCAGTCGACGAGATTCTGGCGGAGAGGTTCGGCAAGGGGGCATGA
- a CDS encoding L,D-transpeptidase, translating to MLRKLLFFIVLILLSAIVVYKPGATSEPGPNPRDPAKENLTRVEYPSLDNIPWKARFIQPQDTLESLYGKDWPTVARFNRIDRRHVYPGMTIKEPLDIASAGKYTPMPLTYEPAKRHEKYILISLDEQWMGAYEFGKLKFSMPAATGAKDHETPVGVYQVDARHRNHTSSLYKTEDQTAQYPMDNAIRFHVGADNVSYWIHARDLPGKPASHGCVGLSDESMQNRVYGIPEKPTMMDSKKLYDWAVGEAEYEDDAGELELLEDGPMVEVVGVNPRYRM from the coding sequence ATGTTGCGCAAGTTGTTGTTTTTTATCGTCTTGATTCTGTTGTCCGCTATTGTTGTCTATAAACCCGGCGCAACCTCCGAGCCGGGTCCCAATCCCCGGGATCCGGCGAAAGAGAATTTGACCAGGGTGGAATATCCAAGTCTCGATAATATACCCTGGAAAGCGCGGTTCATCCAGCCTCAGGACACTCTGGAGTCGTTGTACGGCAAGGACTGGCCCACCGTTGCCCGCTTTAACAGGATAGACCGCCGACACGTCTATCCCGGCATGACGATCAAGGAACCGCTCGATATCGCTTCTGCCGGGAAATATACGCCGATGCCGCTGACGTATGAGCCGGCCAAACGTCACGAGAAGTACATCCTGATAAGTCTAGATGAACAATGGATGGGCGCTTATGAATTCGGCAAGCTCAAGTTTTCCATGCCGGCCGCGACCGGAGCAAAGGACCATGAAACCCCCGTCGGCGTATATCAGGTTGATGCGCGGCATCGCAACCATACATCGTCTCTTTACAAAACAGAAGATCAGACCGCCCAGTATCCCATGGATAACGCCATCCGTTTTCATGTCGGGGCGGATAACGTATCGTACTGGATTCATGCCCGCGATCTTCCCGGTAAACCTGCTTCGCACGGTTGCGTAGGACTCTCCGATGAGTCAATGCAGAACAGGGTTTACGGTATTCCGGAAAAGCCGACTATGATGGATTCGAAAAAACTCTACGATTGGGCGGTCGGCGAAGCCGAATATGAAGATGATGCCGGTGAATTGGAGCTTCTGGAAGACGGTCCGATGGTTGAGGTAGTCGGCGTCAATCCCCGTTACCGGATGTAA
- a CDS encoding DedA family protein: MQQFLKDYLELHGYWVLFLGTFLEGEAILIMAGLFAFQGYLNIFGVIFTAFAGSFFGDQFYFYLGRWKGPLLLKIFTSIARKFRKALKLIEKYGTFVAFISRYTYGFRIILPIILGMTNLAALRFLWLNLISAFTWAVVFSLAGYLFGKSASLFVEDVQRYEPYLMLALLCLIACMWLSHFVHAWWRRRPAMARLRRMRKGG, from the coding sequence GTGCAGCAATTTCTCAAAGACTACCTTGAGTTGCATGGCTACTGGGTTCTGTTCCTCGGCACCTTTCTTGAGGGCGAAGCAATCCTCATCATGGCCGGTTTATTCGCATTTCAGGGATATTTGAATATTTTCGGCGTTATTTTTACCGCTTTTGCCGGTTCTTTTTTCGGTGACCAGTTTTATTTCTATCTGGGACGCTGGAAAGGGCCGTTGCTCCTGAAAATCTTTACTTCCATAGCCAGGAAGTTCCGCAAGGCCCTCAAGCTGATCGAGAAGTACGGCACCTTTGTCGCCTTTATTTCACGTTATACATATGGTTTCCGTATTATTCTTCCCATTATCCTGGGGATGACCAATCTCGCAGCCTTGCGCTTTCTCTGGTTAAACCTGATCAGCGCCTTTACCTGGGCGGTTGTCTTTTCACTTGCCGGTTATCTGTTCGGTAAGAGTGCTTCGCTTTTTGTCGAAGATGTGCAGCGGTACGAGCCGTATCTGATGCTGGCTCTGCTCTGTCTCATCGCTTGCATGTGGCTGTCGCATTTTGTCCATGCCTGGTGGCGCAGAAGACCTGCTATGGCGCGTCTGAGGAGAATGAGGAAGGGTGGTTGA
- a CDS encoding RNA methyltransferase: MDSKGTIAIVLVGTQSPGNIGMVCRAMKNMGLTDLRLVNPCQVDHPEALKFAVSARDLLDSARIFSSLEEALEDCEISVATTRRHGKYRQEISTPEEIAARVNAQAGMHRVALVFGREDSGLTTDEVAVCRWQSTIPTADDYGSLNLAQAVLIFCYELFKDKGVSPASEPRPLAGSAAMESLYGQMERTLLRIGFLNPQNPAHLMRTLRRIYSRAELDEREVAVLRGMMSQIDWAASEFKGKKGS; this comes from the coding sequence ATGGATTCTAAGGGAACAATCGCCATAGTTCTGGTGGGGACCCAGAGCCCGGGCAACATCGGCATGGTCTGCCGCGCCATGAAGAACATGGGGCTTACAGACCTGCGTCTGGTGAACCCTTGCCAGGTGGATCATCCCGAGGCGCTGAAATTCGCAGTTTCTGCCCGGGATCTTCTGGACAGCGCCAGGATATTTTCAAGCCTCGAAGAGGCCCTTGAGGACTGCGAAATCTCCGTGGCTACGACGCGGAGGCATGGAAAATACAGGCAGGAGATATCGACCCCTGAGGAAATAGCGGCCAGGGTTAACGCGCAGGCAGGCATGCATCGCGTAGCCCTGGTTTTCGGCCGTGAAGACAGCGGCCTGACTACCGACGAAGTTGCCGTCTGTCGCTGGCAGTCGACCATCCCCACCGCCGATGATTATGGTTCGCTGAATCTTGCCCAGGCGGTGTTGATCTTCTGTTACGAACTGTTCAAGGACAAAGGCGTTTCACCTGCTTCCGAACCCAGGCCGCTTGCCGGTTCGGCAGCCATGGAGTCGCTCTATGGGCAGATGGAGCGGACACTGTTGCGTATCGGTTTTCTCAATCCGCAAAACCCTGCCCATCTTATGCGCACCTTGCGCCGCATTTATTCACGTGCTGAGCTTGATGAACGGGAAGTTGCGGTTTTACGCGGTATGATGTCCCAGATTGACTGGGCAGCCTCAGAATTCAAAGGGAAAAAAGGCTCATGA
- a CDS encoding SemiSWEET family sugar transporter → MNITHLGLLAGALTSAAAIPQVVRTYRTRQARDISIWQPVLLNIGMVLWLIYGLVIGDTPLIVANIFSIVCYSFLIAMKILYKDDDKSTSCV, encoded by the coding sequence ATGAATATAACGCATCTAGGTCTGCTCGCAGGAGCCTTAACCAGTGCTGCAGCGATACCGCAGGTCGTCAGGACATACCGCACCAGGCAGGCGCGTGATATCTCCATCTGGCAACCGGTTCTCTTGAATATCGGCATGGTCTTGTGGCTCATTTACGGCCTTGTGATCGGTGATACACCTCTCATTGTCGCTAACATATTTTCTATTGTCTGTTATTCGTTCCTGATTGCCATGAAAATACTTTATAAAGATGATGACAAATCAACATCTTGTGTTTAA
- a CDS encoding LemA family protein, giving the protein MKRLLLVLLAAFALSSLCGCGYNTMQAREEAVFAAWGDVEAAYQRRADLIPNLVEVVKGYAKHEAETLKAVTEARAKVGSVQVTKEMLNNPQAFDKFQQAQGQLSGALSRLMVVVEKYPDLKANQNFLDLQNQLEGTENRINVARVRYNKAVQDFNTSIRTFPNSMTNSLLLHLTRKEPFKAEEGSKVAPKIKF; this is encoded by the coding sequence ATGAAGAGACTTTTGCTCGTATTACTCGCAGCCTTCGCTCTATCAAGCCTTTGTGGCTGCGGCTACAATACCATGCAAGCCCGGGAAGAGGCGGTTTTTGCCGCATGGGGGGATGTGGAGGCTGCTTACCAGCGCCGTGCCGATCTTATTCCCAATCTCGTCGAGGTGGTAAAGGGATATGCAAAGCACGAGGCGGAAACCTTGAAGGCAGTTACCGAGGCGCGGGCAAAGGTGGGTTCCGTCCAGGTTACAAAAGAGATGCTCAATAACCCCCAGGCTTTTGACAAGTTTCAGCAGGCACAGGGCCAGTTGTCCGGCGCGCTCTCCCGTCTGATGGTTGTCGTGGAAAAGTACCCGGATCTGAAGGCGAACCAGAACTTTCTCGACCTGCAAAACCAGCTGGAAGGGACCGAAAACCGGATCAATGTTGCCAGGGTCAGGTACAACAAGGCGGTGCAGGATTTCAACACCAGCATCAGGACATTTCCTAACTCTATGACCAATTCGCTGTTGCTCCACCTGACGCGCAAGGAGCCGTTCAAGGCTGAAGAAGGATCAAAAGTTGCGCCGAAGATCAAATTTTAG
- a CDS encoding TPM domain-containing protein → MKKILILILLLLAPCMAYGLDVPPLRGHVNDYAAILSPTTVQELEQRLSAFEQSDSTQIVVLTIPTLAGENLEEFSIKVAETWKIGQKGVDNGVVLLVAKQEQKLRIEVGRGLEGKLTDLVSGRIIRGEIVPRFKQGDFDGGVVAGVTAIMAVAKGEYKASSSDLRHGRKSAHPVFTLVIFVGLAAVFLGALSKVLGGIAGAVGFPIIALLTFPGLSLLILALSAVAGFFLGLLLSFLFSGGGFFGGPFIGGGFGGGSFGGGDSGGFSGGGGDFGGGGASGDW, encoded by the coding sequence ATGAAAAAAATCCTCATCCTCATTCTGCTTCTGCTTGCCCCTTGCATGGCTTACGGCCTCGATGTTCCTCCTCTTCGAGGCCATGTCAACGACTACGCCGCAATCCTGTCGCCAACTACCGTCCAGGAGCTTGAACAACGACTCAGCGCATTTGAACAGAGCGATTCCACCCAGATTGTCGTGCTGACCATCCCGACACTGGCGGGTGAAAACCTGGAGGAATTTTCCATAAAGGTGGCTGAGACATGGAAAATAGGGCAAAAGGGTGTGGATAACGGTGTAGTGCTTCTGGTCGCAAAGCAGGAACAAAAACTGAGGATCGAAGTGGGAAGGGGATTGGAAGGAAAATTGACCGACCTGGTTTCCGGCCGGATCATTCGGGGAGAAATCGTTCCTCGATTCAAGCAAGGCGACTTTGACGGCGGAGTTGTAGCCGGCGTTACTGCCATCATGGCCGTGGCCAAGGGTGAGTACAAGGCTTCATCCAGTGACCTGCGCCACGGCAGGAAGAGCGCCCATCCCGTCTTTACCCTCGTTATTTTTGTTGGTCTTGCCGCTGTGTTTTTGGGTGCGTTGTCCAAAGTGCTGGGCGGAATCGCCGGCGCCGTCGGATTTCCCATTATTGCGCTCCTTACCTTTCCCGGTTTGTCGCTGCTGATACTGGCGTTATCGGCTGTGGCAGGATTTTTTCTCGGACTCTTGCTGAGTTTCCTCTTTAGCGGCGGCGGTTTTTTCGGCGGGCCGTTTATCGGGGGAGGTTTTGGCGGCGGATCATTCGGCGGTGGCGATTCGGGCGGTTTTTCCGGCGGCGGTGGCGACTTTGGCGGCGGCGGAGCTTCCGGGGACTGGTAG
- a CDS encoding TPM domain-containing protein has product MITKKTKDFFTAEEKERIRQAVAAAEAGTSGEIATMVVAESDSYREAQLLGVMFLSGFLALVVSIIIRHVTIWSYIPLVFLLGLPAFFLFVRFPRLKLAFAGRRRLNEAVRNRAVKAFFEKGLYRTRDETGVLIFISLLERKVWILGDRGINARIRPESWGSLAADLAAGIRGGRACSALCAIIASCGEELGRYFPKGTDIGNELPDEVIL; this is encoded by the coding sequence ATGATAACCAAGAAAACTAAAGATTTTTTCACTGCAGAGGAGAAGGAGCGTATCCGCCAGGCGGTGGCTGCTGCCGAGGCCGGCACTTCAGGAGAGATTGCCACAATGGTCGTGGCTGAGAGCGACAGTTACCGTGAGGCACAACTCCTCGGCGTCATGTTTCTCTCCGGTTTCCTTGCCCTCGTCGTTTCCATAATCATCCGTCACGTGACGATCTGGTCTTATATTCCTCTCGTCTTTTTGCTGGGCCTTCCCGCTTTCTTTCTTTTTGTCCGTTTCCCCCGTCTGAAACTTGCCTTTGCCGGGCGAAGAAGGCTGAACGAAGCGGTCCGCAACAGGGCGGTAAAGGCCTTTTTTGAGAAGGGTCTTTATCGCACCAGGGATGAGACGGGTGTTCTCATATTCATCTCACTTCTGGAACGAAAGGTCTGGATCCTGGGCGACCGGGGCATTAATGCACGGATCAGGCCCGAATCATGGGGGAGTCTTGCTGCTGATCTGGCCGCCGGCATCAGAGGCGGGCGGGCCTGCTCAGCGCTTTGTGCCATTATCGCATCATGCGGCGAGGAACTCGGACGGTATTTTCCCAAAGGGACGGACATCGGTAATGAACTGCCGGACGAGGTGATCCTCTGA